The sequence CCCCGCCCGTGCACGCGCTGCCGGTGACCGGCCGCATCCCCCCGTTCATCAACGGCGTGTACGCCCGCAACGGCGCCAACCCGCACTTCGACCCCGTCGCCGGGCACCACCTGTTCGACGGCGACGGCATGGTGCACGCCCTGCGGATCCGCAACGGCGTCGCCGAGACCTACGCCTCCCGCTTCACCGAGACCGAGCGCCTGCAGCAGGAGCGCGCGCTGGGCCGCCCGATGTTCCCCAAGGCCATCGGCGAGCTCCATGGCCACTCCGGGATCGCGCGCCTTGCTCTGTTCTACGCCCGCGCGGCCTGCGGCCTCATCGACCCGTCGCGCGGCACCGGCGTGGCCAACGCCGGCCTCGTCTACTTCAACGGCCACCTCCTCGCCATGTCTGAGGACGACATCCCGTACCACGTCCGTGTCACCGACGACGGCGATCTCCAGACCGTCGGCCGCTACGACTTCGACGGGCAGCTCGAGTGCCCCATGATCGCGCACCCCAAACTCGACCCCGCCACCGGGGAGCTTCACGCGCTCAGCTACGACGTCATCAAGAAGCCCTACCTCAAGTACTTCTATTTCAAGGCCGACGGCACCAAGTCGGCCGACGTCGAGATCCCGCTGGACCAGCCCACCATGATCCACGACTTCGCCATCACCGAGAATTACGTGGTCGTGCCCGACCACCAGGTGGTGTTCAAGCTGCAAGAGATGCTCCGCGGCGGCTCGCCCGTGGTGCTCGACAAGGAGAAGACGTCCCGCTTCGGCGTGCTGCCCAAGTGCGCGGCGGACTCGTCGGAGATGGTGTGGGTGGACGTGCCGGACTGCTTCTGCTTCCACCTCTGGAACgcgtgggaggaggaggagaccgACGAGGTGGTGGTGATCGGCTCCTGCATGACCCCCGCCGATTCCATCTTCAACGAGTCGGACGAGTGCCTCGAGAGCGTGCTCACGGAGATCCGCCTCAACACCCGCACCGGCGAGTCCACGCGGCGCCCCATCCTGGCGCTGTCGGAGCAGGTGAACCTGGAGGTCGGCATGGTGAACTCCAACCTCCTGGGCCGCAAGACGCGGTACGCCTACCTGGCCGTGGCCGAGCCGTGGCCCAAGGTGTCCGGGTTCGCCAAGGTGGACCTCGCCACGGGGGAGCTCACCAAGTTCGAGTACGGCGAGGGCCGGTTCGGCGGCGAGCCCTGCTTCGTGCCCATGGACCCGGCCACCTCCCGCGGCGAGGACGACGGGTACATTCTGACCTTCGTGCACGACGAGGCCGCCGGCACGTCGGAGCTCCTGGTGGTCAATGCCGCCGACATGCGACTGGAGGCGACCATCCAGCTGCCGTCCCGCGTGCCCTACGGCTTCCACGgcaccttcgtcaccggcaagGAGCTCGAATCCCAGGCCTGAGCCGATCGAGCCCCGCCGCGCCCGCTTGCCGCCTCCACGTTTCCCGGAGGACGGCAAGAAGCAGAGGAGGAGATGGAAAGAGGAAGTTGCCAGAGGGAGCCTCGCCTTAGGCATAGGAGATCCCCGGAATCTTCCCTTCCATTCCCCGCTGCACCTGCAGTCAGCTCATCTCTGTTCATATTCAGTTAGCTCACACTTGCTTCAGCCCACACCAGTGTAATTAAGTAGCGCTTGTAGTAAAACCTAGCTGCCACTCATAGTGTCACGGGGAAGTGAGGATTAGAGATaggtagagagagagggagaggaagaggggtccAGCTCGCAGCTGCTCTGCCGGCGCTTGCTTCTACAGAGCGACCGTAGCTCAGCTGGTGCCCGCTGCTAGTTACTGTACAATATATTGTTCTTCATTTTATCACACGGGTTGGTATGCGTACAAATATGCTCCGGTTGCTGTCACACACTGTTCGCTGCCGGTGTTGTTGGCTCGTGTGTGTGCATTTGTTGATATTATGATAATGATATGGTGATTGTGCTGACTACATTTTCTTGTCATGTGCTCTGCTTGTGTGTTTAATATTGGCGCCCATGTAAAACGGAAGCTTGCTCGTCTCTCTGCTCTGTCAGTAAAAGATAAAAGTCAGATCGATTGATCCGTTGCTGCGAAGTACAGTAGTCCAAATTGGATGAACCGAGATTTTTCTTTGCTTCTAGGCGTTTTGGGGTTGAAATGGGGTCTTGCCGTTTGTATTTTTTCCCCCAcggccgccgccgtccgcccgtCCGTCAGTCCGTGGGCCGATGTGTGTACAGGCGAGAGGTGGACGCTGAATCTGATCAGGGAAATATTGAGCGAGCTGTGTTGTCTCTGTTGTGGAGCTTTGTTTCCCTTGCATAATTTCATACTACGTACTGCGTACGTACTACAGTATGTTCCAGATATGATTTCGCCGCAAGGAACAGCCTGGTGAGTTCGAAGCGTAGTCGTGGATGCACCACGGGAGGCTCGAGCAAAATGCCGAACACGCGATTTGGTTTTAGCAGAAGCAGTATGGTTATCCATCCGTGAAATTTGACCCGTGTTTTCCTTGTAGCTAGCTATAGCCCTTTTGCAGGACACCTAGTCAGACAGTCAGTGCATGGAGGAAGATTTGGAGGCGAAGGGATTATCGGGCGGGCGTGCACGGATCGGCGGCGTGAACAATGTGACGTTTTGAGCCCGCTCCCCTCCTCCTGATCGATGATGGTCGGTCTGTAGCTTTCGGCGTATTTTATGGCCCTCGATGGTCGTCATGTTTCTTGCCGCTCCATCGTGCGAGTGAGAGACGGAGATCGTGTTTCGCAACCACCGCACCGCAGGACTACAAGGTGATGAGGGGTCCCCCGAAGAAGGATGCTGGAACCGCACAAACCCAACCAAAAAGCGCTACTAGCTGTTTTAATCGGAGAGAAAAGGAGAAGACGCGCTCCCACTTTGCATCTCTTCAGAGTTCAGACCCTGACCGAATGGAACTGTGTCCCTTCCTTCACGACGAGATGGGTTTGTTTAATTCTGCTTTCTGGAAAACGTGTAGACACACTTTCGGAGAAAACAGCAGTGAGAAAGTACCGATGCAGTACTGTTAGCTGAAAACTAGAGTAGTGAGTCAGTCCTTGAGCACGGGActagcatacaagtctttgatcAGTTCATACGTCTTTCGAAAAGCTCGTGTGCTTTCGTTCCGGCCGGCTGTGCATCCGTCGACCCCCCCGATCGACAAGTGGACGGCTGTCGCACGGAGGGCCGCACACATCCGACACGCTTCACGCTTGCGTGCATGCCATGCATGGCGGATGTCGATTAACCACTTTACCTGAAAAACGGCTCCGCGAGGACGGACGGAGGCTCGGCCTCGGCCGTCGACGTcgggcgggcggcggggcgcgggtggCGCGCGTGCCAGGGTAAACCGACCGCTCCCTCCCCACACGTACGCGCAGGGAAATTTAAAGCGCGCACGCGCGGCCCGCTGGTGATCGGCCGAGGGGATGAGGCGACGGCGACGCCAAGGAAGCCGTCGCGGTCGTCGACGGGTAATGGGTAATATCGTTATCGATCTAATCGCGTCGCGCCGCCAACCTCCTGCCGCGCCGTTGATGCGATGCCATCTACGGACGCCTGGTCCGGCCGCAGAAATGCCGTCGAACCGACGCCGGTACGTTTCCGGAAGGGCCGGAGAAGGATCGGCCCTGGGACGAGCGCGAGGGAGGCGACGTGTCGGACAGGCGCGGTGGATAAGAGTATGTTTCATTAACTGCGATAATATTCCGCAAAAAAACTAAGATGATTGTTACAGTATCTTTTTCTTACAGTTTGCCTAATTCACATTTACAATAGATGTTTTCGAAGGGTGTCACATCTAATCTTCGACAAATAAGGCAGcaacaaagaacaaaaaaactgaaaCAAAATGAAATAGACCATAAATATAGTGGACATCGGGTTAGATTTGACTGACACTatatcacatctagatgtgtcctaaacaGACATTTTTGCTTATGTGAACACAAATTGCTAGATCACatatttacattttttttactagATCACAAGAATCAAACGAGTGGTTGGATAGTTAAGAGGATGATATCTCACCAATATTTCGGTTTATAAATTGAGGTTCGATTACCATGATCCTACCGTTTTTGTGGCAGTTATTGTGAAAATGGTCAAAAACTATACATTTTCCTTTATAAGTAGAATGCAAGGGTACAGTCCTGCGACACTATAAAAGCTTTGACTACATGGACTTCAtaaaagttttttcttttcttAAGTATGAGTTGATTTTGAAGAccatttgagttttgctttgtattTGCAGTGAGCAATAATATTTTACGCACAAAAAGAAAAGGATCAATGGAGATTCAAGGCTCTGAACATACTAACTAAAGCAAATTTTATTTTTCTGATAGGATGATTGCCACATGCTCCATTTCATATTTTTATAAATGGGATACTCGAAAAATCAAGCCAAATGCCAATTATTAATGTGGACAATCCCTTATAAGAGTATCCTTATTAAAAAAAAATGACACACATGTCCATGTGAAATTGAGTGTTGTTTACTTTGTGCATTTGTCGGTGGTGCGCAATGAGTGAAGCTCGATGTTGcatatgtgagggagtcctggattagggggttctcgggcgtccgggctatgcgatatgggccggcctggtgggccgCGAAGATAAAAGACAGAAGGCCAtccctcgtgtccggatgagactctcctttgcgtggatggcaagctcggcgttcggatcatgcatcttcctttctctgtaaaccgactctgtacaaccctaggtccctccggtgtctatataaactggagggtttagtccataggggcgatggcaatcatacaggctagacatctagggtttaggcattacgatctcgaggtagatcaactcttgtaacctctatactcatcaaagtcaatcaagcaggaagtagggtattacctccattaagagggcccgaacctgggtaaacatcgtgtcccctgcctcctgttaccttcgatccttagacgcacagttcgggaccccctacccgagatctgccggttttgacaccgacatttgtgctttcattgagagttccactgtgccgtcactagaaggctcgatggctccatcgatcatctacaacaataccgCCCTGAGGaaaacttttctccccggccaaactttcgtattcggcggcttcacactgcgccaactcgattggccatctggagcagatcgacagctacgcccctggtcatcagatcaattttggaattctgaactatgtcgctgacatctgaggagacttgatcttccaaagggttcgcggccccaatcACCGCTCTGGCCCTTGATCCGGAGCGCAccaccaggtccgaagatgggagttatAGAGCCTGACATCGGAGAACCGGAGGGGATCGCATCACCGGCAGGCCTGGAGTCATGCTAGTCTCCCTCTATCCTCATGGAGCTGGACTTGCCTCCGGACACTAACTCCTAACTCTTGAGATCCGCGTCATATGAGCTTGGCTAGGGAACTTCTGTCCCGCCCTGCTCCACGGACTCTCGCTTCCCTGTCCAAACCTCACTCTTAAATGAGGCCctagacttaatgcgatctctcgccattacaAAAGAATCGCTGGCAAACTACGCCCGACCcacactaggggctgagagcggggaattttacgtcccacccaccacccacttcatagccaccgtcgaggacttaaccggcatgctcgattacgcttccgaagacatcgacggcatggacgatgatgccgaagaAGAGCAAAGCCAGAACCCTCCATTTACCTGACATTGGACGACCACTTCCACATAtggcgtgtacatggtggacacacccaaagaggatgacaacGATGGtgggaaggatccagtcgagggCAAGCCTCCCGTGGCACCACCAAAGCATCGACGTCAGCAGTGCTGCTCGaaatcgcgtcgcgaaaaagatagcaataccggcaccggagacaacaatactccggataatgccgaagaccaagaagcccctaaCCAACATCCgagcatgatgattgggaggatgggaaaGTCAACCCTGACGATCCTATCAGGAAtgagggctcggaggatagtaactacttaccaatctccgaagagaacaagagcctcggcgacgaatatttcatcgtgccagaggaacccctcgaacaagagcgctttaagcgccggctaatagcaactacaagaagcttgaaaaagaagaagcagcaacttcaagctaatcaggatctgctcaatgacagatggactaatatcccggcagccgaggaatacggccttgaaCGCCCAACtgagagttacccgaagcgcaagctgctaccccaattcgacgatgaggccccaGAGCCTATACCGCCAATGCGTAACGCTGCCGACGGACctaccgaccaccacgtggccgggacagagtggaaactcaagccgaacaccagcctgcaccaccCCGCCATAAAGGCAGAGAGACAGCGGCTGCAGGATACACTTATAACCTACGATAGGACTTGGATAATAGAGTTGGTCAGATTAGATCAATCTaaggatcaagggggcgtgcccgagcgcgagaagacgaccatcaggcctggcgcgacaagcacaccttcacccgggccgaaaaccgcatacatactccatccgaactacg comes from Triticum aestivum cultivar Chinese Spring chromosome 5B, IWGSC CS RefSeq v2.1, whole genome shotgun sequence and encodes:
- the LOC123113194 gene encoding 9-cis-epoxycarotenoid dioxygenase NCED3, chloroplastic, with amino-acid sequence MQTLTASTSVSSIQRHRPRPAGRSSFSARAVSSAPRAPSGAARVPAPSRFVRGADAAPAKPLIAVPKAPAVERQEKKLNFFQRAAATALDAFEEGFVANVLERPHGLSRTVDPAVQIAGNFAPVGETPPVHALPVTGRIPPFINGVYARNGANPHFDPVAGHHLFDGDGMVHALRIRNGVAETYASRFTETERLQQERALGRPMFPKAIGELHGHSGIARLALFYARAACGLIDPSRGTGVANAGLVYFNGHLLAMSEDDIPYHVRVTDDGDLQTVGRYDFDGQLECPMIAHPKLDPATGELHALSYDVIKKPYLKYFYFKADGTKSADVEIPLDQPTMIHDFAITENYVVVPDHQVVFKLQEMLRGGSPVVLDKEKTSRFGVLPKCAADSSEMVWVDVPDCFCFHLWNAWEEEETDEVVVIGSCMTPADSIFNESDECLESVLTEIRLNTRTGESTRRPILALSEQVNLEVGMVNSNLLGRKTRYAYLAVAEPWPKVSGFAKVDLATGELTKFEYGEGRFGGEPCFVPMDPATSRGEDDGYILTFVHDEAAGTSELLVVNAADMRLEATIQLPSRVPYGFHGTFVTGKELESQA